The Saccharopolyspora gregorii genomic interval GCACCGAGTCCGGCCGGCGCGCGGCGGCTCCGAGGGCGGCGGCGGCACCGGTGCTGGCGCCGAACAGGCTCAGCGGGCCGCGCCACCAGTCGAGCACGCCGAGGACGCGCACGGTGAGCAGCGGGATGTTGAACCGCTGCTCACCGTGCGCGTCGCGTTCGCACTCGTCGTCGGTGAGCAGGTCCAGCAGCAGGGTGCCGAGCCCGGCCTCCTGCAACCGGGCCGCCACCCACCGGTTGCGCTCGCTGTGCCGCGAGGAGCCGCTGCCGTGCGCGAACACCACCAGCGGCGAATCCGGTTGCGGCAGCACCAGGTCCGCGGCGAGCGCACCGCTGCCGTGCGCGGCCGGGACGGCGACCTGCTCAGGCTCGGCCATCCTGCACCCGTTCGGCGTTCTCCTCCGGGGAGGCGTTGCGGGCGGGGGCCGCGGAACCTTCGTTGGTCACCGCGGACAGGCCGGTGTCCTCGACCTCCTCGCCTTCGACGACGGTGCCGGTGCCGGTGGACCGCTCGGCCTGCTCGGCGACCTGCTCGCCGCTGACCCCGTCGGCGACCTCCTCCGCGGCCTGCTCGTCGACGGTGTCGTCGAGCTCGTGCAGGCGGGTCTCGGCGAGCGGTTTGCCCACCTCGTCGTCCGGGTCGGGGCGTTCCTCGGCGAGCCGTTCGTCGATGGTCTCGCCTTCCCGCTGCTCGCGGGGCGTGGGCCGGTCCACGACGTCCCGAGACCAGTGCTCGGGCGGTTCGACACCCTCTTCCAAGGGGTCCACGCCCAGTTCGTCCTCGTCGAGATCGCCCGCGGATTGCAGCTCGGCCGGGTCCTGCGGGTCTGCGGGATCGGGGCCGACCTCGTCAGCCGAGGGCGTCTCGGCGTCCAGCGGGTCCGACATCGTGCGCGTCTCCGTTCCTCGTGCGGACAAAGCACTTCCGCACCACGGCTACCCGCACGCGCGCCGCTCAATCCCCCGATGGGGTCACGGGGAGGTGGTGATGCTCCGCAGGAACGCGCGCCAGTGCTCGTGGGGCACGACGAGGGTGCCGCCGGCGCGGTCCTTGGTGTCCCGCACGCCGACCACCGAGGCCGTCATCGCCACCTCGACGCAGCCTTGGGAACTCGTCGAATAGCTCGCCTTGCGCCAAGAGGATTCCGCGAACCGCTGCATGATCCTCATCGTAGCGACTGGAGCACCGTCCTGATCAGCGCTTCGGATTCGGTCCGATCCACGGATCGTTCCAGTGCTTCGGCGAACGAGAGGCAGTACTGGTGCACCCGGACCTCGGTGTCGATCAAGCCGAGCGAGGTCACCGTCTCCTGCCACGCCAGTCGGCCGAGCCTCGCGCTGGGGAAGGTGAGCAGGTGGAACGTGGATCCGCCCATCGCTCCGTAGCTACCGGCGGTGAACGGGATGATCCGGACTTCCAAGGTGTCCGCGAACCGATCGATCAGATCGAGCAGATGTTCCAGCTGCTCCGCGAGGACGTCCGCTCCACCCACCTGCTGCCGCAACGAGCCTTCGGTCATGACCACCGTGGCCCGCAGCGGATCCGCTCCGCTCATCCGCCGTTGACGACGCAGCCGGGCTTCGACCCGTCGCTCGATCTCCGAGCCGCGCAGGTTGGCGCGGTCACCGGCGTGGATCGCTCGGGCGTAGTCCTCGGTCTGCAACAGCCCGGAGATCGCACCGCTCTCGTAGCTGCGCACTTCCTCCGCCCCGTGCTCGAACCCGAAATAGCGGAGGAGTTCCGGGGCGAACAGCCCGCTGTAGCGGGCCCACCAGCCGCGACCGTCCGAAGCCTTGCGCAGTTCCACCAGTTCACCGGCTTCGTCGGCGTCGAGCAGGTAGGTCCCGATGAGGGTCGTCAGCTTCTCCTCGGCGATCTTGCGGCGCCCGTGCTCGATGTTGCTCAAGTAGTTCTGCGTGACGCCGATCGACTCCGCGGCCTCGGTGCCGGTGAGGTCCACCTGTTCGCGGGCTTCCTTGAGTCGCACGCCCAGTTCCCAGGCTGCGACCAGTGGTGATGCGGGCGCCATCTCGTTCCTCCGCTGACTCCGGCTGCGTGGCCCCAGGTCTACCAGATCGATCAGAACCCGTTCGAGTGATGCCGTCAGAAATATTTCTAGTCTAGATTCTGGATCAGCGGCGGCCCCGCGCCTCCCCGACCCCCGGCGGGGCCGCCGCACCCCCGAGGACGACGAAGGAGGACGACGTGGGATCGCAAGTGGTGTTCGGTTCCCGCTGGCCCGTCGCGTACTGGCGGCCCGTCGAGGGCGTGCGGCACGCGGTGGACTCCGCGGAACGCCCGCACCCGGGGCAGCGGCGGACCGCGCTGTGCGGCGTCGCGCTCACCATCGCGAAGGCGAGCGACGAGCAGTGGCTCGCGCCCACCTGCGCGGCCTGCTGGGACGTGGCCCGCGCGCTGCGGGACGCCGCGCAGCGCGGGATCAGCGCACCGCACCCGCCGTGACGCCGCGGACCAGGTGGCGTTGCAGCAGCAGGAACCCGGCCGCGACCGGCAGGCTCACCACCAGCGACGCGGCCATCACCTCGTTCCAGTGCACCGACGACTCCGCGGCGTACTCCCGCAGCCCGACCGCCAGCGTCCGCGAGCCCGAGCTCGTCAGGATCGACGCGAACAACGCTTCCCCCCCACGCCGTCATGAACGCGTACATCGCCACCGCCGCGATCCCCGGCCGCGCCGCGGGCAGCACCACCCGCAGCAGCGCCCCCAGCGGTCCGGTGCCGTCGAGCAGCGCCGCCTCGTCGAGCTCCACCGGCACCGCGTCGAAGCACCCCACCAGCAGCAAGATCGAGAACGGCAGCGAGAACGTCAAGCAGGTGACGACCAAGCCGAACAGGTTGCCCTGCAACAGGATTCCGGTGACCCGCCCGATCGACGCGTAGAGCAGAGCGGCACCGACGCCGGCGGCCGGCCCGGCAGTCCCGTCGAGCGCATGCTGCCGTCCAGGAACCGCTCCCGGCCGCCCAGCCGGTCCAGCAGCTCCGCGTCGAACTCCACAAACGCGCCCGTCGCCTGCAACGACGCCGACCAGGTGTTGCCCACTCCACCACGTCCGGGCCGGTGCCGGAGATCGCCGCGCCCAGGACGCGGTCGAGCAGATCGCTCCACGGGACCACCTCCACCTCGACCGGAACACCGGTCTCGCGGGTGAACGCGGCCAGCCGGGTGCGCAGCAGCTCGCGATCCCGCGCGGTGCTCGCGCCCTGGTTCGCCGCCCAGTACACGAGCCGCCGCGGCGGCGGCCCGCACCCGGCGAGCACGCCCAGCATCACCAGCAGCACCAGGCCCAGCACCGGGCCGCGCGGACGTGGGGGCACCGTCGTCTCCTCGTCGCGAGAGGTCGCGGAGCGCGCTCAGCCCGCCCCGCCCGTGCTCGCCCGCGGCATCAGCACGCGCGGCGGCACGTCCAGGTCGTCGGCGGCCCCCGTCTCGATCAGCTCCAGCAGCAGGTGCACCGCCGCGGCGGCGTCGTCCTCGACGTCCCGGGACAGCGCCGTCACCGGCGGGGTCACCACCCGACACAGCATCGAGTCCTGCCAGGACAGCACCGCCAGGTCGGCGGGTACCCGGACGTCGAGCTCGGCGGCGCGCGCGACCGAGGCCACCGCCGTCACGTCATCGTCGTAGACGATCGCCGTCGGCGGCGGGTCCGCGGCGAGAAGTCGCCAGGTCGCCCGCACCCCGCCGTCCTCGGTGACCGCCGCCTCCGCCTTCACCAGGTCGGTGCCGAGCCGCTCCCGCACCTCGGCGCGCAGCAGGGCGCTGCGGCGCTCGGTGTGCTCCAGGTCGACACCGCCCTGCACGTGACCGATCCGCCGGTGACCGAGCTCGGCCAGGTGCGCCACCACGGCGCGGACCTCCTCGGCGACGGCGAAGCGCAGCACCGCCACGTTCGCGACCCGCTCGTGCTCGCCGATCACGACCGCGGGCAGCTTCAGCTCCCGCAGCAGCGGTACGCGCGGGTCCTCGGTGCGCAGGTCGGTGACGATCACGCCGTCCACCCGGCGCTCGGCGGCCCAGGACCGGTAGGTGCCGAGCTCGGCCTCCTCGTCCGGCGGCAGCGCCAGGTGCAGGCTCAGCCCGTACTCGGCCAGCGCCGCCTCCAGCCCGGCCATCCAGTGCACCACCGACGGCTCGGCGCGGATCTGCTGCGGCGGCCGGGCCAGCACCAGGCCGATCGTGCCGGTGCGGTCGGCGGCGGGCGTCCGCGCCGGCCCCGCCGCGTCCCAGCCGAGCTGCGCGGCGACGTCGAGGATGCGTTCCCGGGTGGCCGCCGAAACCCCGGCGCGGCCGTTGAGGGCGTAGGACACCGCCGCCTTCGACACGCCGACCCGGCGCGCGATGTCGATGATCGTGGGCCGTTTCAACCGCGGGTCCCCTCGTAGCCGTCCAGCGAGACGCCAGCGTAGCGAAACCCGCCGCCGAGTCCCACGAGGCGAACGACCCGGTCGGGCGGGCTCAGCCGAGGTGCCGGAGCAGCGGCGCCGCGGCCTCGGTGACCACCTCCGACGCCTGCGAGTAGCTCTTCGACGACGGCTGGGTGGACAGCACCGCCACCGCGTAGCGCCGGTCCGGCCCGATCAGCCCCGCGCTGTGCACCGAGCGGCGGCCGTCCGCGCAGCACATCCAGCCCGCCTTCACCGCCGCCCGCCGCGCCCCGGCCTTCAACCCGTACTGCTGGTCGAAGCCCTCGGCGGCGGTCCGCGGCGCCTCGTCCAGCGGGCCGAGCACCAGCGCCCGCTCCGCGGCGGGCAGCGCCGGGACCCGCGCCAGCACCGCCGCCACGTCCCGCGCCGACGTCCGGGTGTCGCCCCACCGCCCCGGCACCTCCGGCGGCAGTGTGCGGGTGAGCCCGTAGCGCACCGCCACCCGCGAGATGGCGCCCGCGCCGTCGAACCGGTCCCAGAGCTCGTTCATCGCCCCGTCGTCGCTGAGCGCCAGCGCCCGGCGGATCAGCTCCACGTCCGAGGACGACACCGGCAGCCCCTCGCGGCGGCGCTCCACCACGTCCAGCGCCACGAACAGCTTCGACACCGAGGCGGTGGTGAACTCGTCGTCCGCGTGCTCCCCGCCGACGACCGCGCCGGACCCGCGGTCCAGCACCGCCACCGCCACCGTGCTGCCGGAGAGCCGGTCCGCGTAGTCGTCGGCCTGCCGCACCGCGGTCCGCAGCGCCGGGTTCGGGGCCTGCCGGGCACGCGCCGGTGAATCCGGGTAACCGGAGCGCGACACCCACCACTGGCCGGACTCCTCGTGCGCGGTGCGACCGCCCGGCTCCCCGCACCCCGAGGTGGGCACCGCCAGCAGCAGCGAACAACCGAGCAGCGCGAGCGCGCGCCGGAACCGACGATCGGAACGATCCATGCGGGACCCCATGACTCCGAGGCCCGGCGGGAAGGCCGGGCCGTCGGACGTGCCCCCAGCACGCTAACGCCGTCCCGAGCTCGATCGCAGAACTCGGCCCGGCGCGCGCGAACGCCCCCGCTGCGGGCGGGGGCGTTCGGCGATCGTCGTGGTTGTCGGGTTCAGCCGCCCTTGCGGTTCTCGCCGAGCTCCTCCGCGATCGGGTTGGCCGGGGTCTCGCGCTGGTGCTCGGCCAGGCCGGGCCGGACGTGCTGCCGGTCCTCCGCCGCCTTGTCCGCGGCGGACTGGCCCTCCTCGTCGGCCTTGTCCAGCGGCACCGAGCGCAGCACCTCGCCGACGTTGTCGTAGTCGGCCAGCGGCAGCGCCCGCAGCGCGTCCACCGTGTCCTGGTCCACGCCGTTGTTCCGGGCGAAGTCGACCAGGTCCTCCTTGCTCGCGGGGAAGTCGATCGTGGACAGCGAGTTCTTCACCGTTTCCCGCGTCGTCGTCATGCTCCTCCTCTCACGCGTCGGTGTAGCGCAGCACCGCGCCGATGCCGTCGGTCAGCTTCACCTCGTCCGGATCGACCAGCACCAGGTCCGCATCGGTGCCCGCCGCCGACCACACGACCGCCGCGCTGGCGGGCGCACTGCCCGGGCTGGACACGCCCATGTCGGTGAGTTCCCGCGCGTCCAGCGCCACCTGGTTCGGCACCGGGCCGACGTGCAGCCAGGACGGCGACTCCGGGGAACCCCACAGCACCGTGCGCACCTGGCCGCGTTGCAGGGCGGCGAGCACCGCGCTCCACCCCTCCGCGGCGCGCTCGTCGCGGCCGCGCTGCTGCTCGAATTCGCGGACCGCCTCGTCCACGTGCGCCGACACGGCGGCCGCCACCGTGTCCTCGACCTCGTCGCGGAGCCCTTCCGCGGAGGCGCCCCGGTCCAGGTGGCCCGCGTCGGTCTGCACGGTGCGCTCCCGGACGCCGCCGGGCAGGTTCTGGTGCACCAGCGTCCGCTGCTGCGGATCACCGGCGAGCACGACCAGTTCGGCGCCGATCCGCATGGCCTGCTTGCCGATCTCCTCGGCCGCCTCCTTGGCGTTGCGCAGCCACTGCTCCTCGACCCGGTTCTGGAAGCGCTGCTCGTTGAGCTCGTCGGCGCCGGGCGGGGACTTGTGCACCGGGTGGTCGCCGCCCTGCACCCGCCGGGTGCGCGGTTCGGCACCGGCCGCGACCACGGTCAGCTCCGCGTCGACGTGGTCGACCAGCGCCACCACGTGCGGGATCCGCGACGCCCGCAACCGCAGGTACGGCAGCAGGTGCGGCAACGTCCCGAAGTGCACCTTCTCGTCGTCGGAGGCGTCCTCCGGCGGCGTCGGCAGCTCCTCGCCGAACACCACCTCGCCCGCGGTCGCCACCAGCACCTGGCCGCGGCGGCCGATCCGGTACTCGTGCCGGTCCACGGTCTCGTCCAAGGCGCGCAACGTCGCCTCGTCCGCCCCCGCGTCCGCCAGCTGCTCCCGGGCCGAACGCCACCGCAGCTGCACCGCCTTCGCGGCGTCCTCGGCGTCCGCCGAGGTGTCCAGGTACACCGTCGCGAACGGGCCCTGGTACCCGTAGACGTCTTGCAGGAACGCGAGTTTCATCGACTCCTCCGCTCTGCCACCCCGATCACGCGCTGCGCGCCTGGGCGCGGTGCTTCCCCTCGGCGACCTCTTCGACGACCTTCGCGCAGAACGCGGGGAGGTCGTTCGGGTTCCGGCTCGTCACCAGCCCCGAGTCCACGACGACTTCCTCGTCCACCCACTCGGCGCCCGCGTTGCGCAGGTCCGTGCGCAGGCTCGGGTAGGACGTGAGCCTGCGGCCGCGCACCACGTCCGCCTCGGCCAGCAGCCACGGGGCGTGGCAGATCGCGGCGACCGGCTTCTGCCTCGCGAAGAACTCGCCGGCGAAGCGCACCGCGTTCGGCACCTGCCGCAGCGCGTCCGGGTTCGCCACGCCACCCGGCAGCACCAGGCCGTCGTAGT includes:
- a CDS encoding baeRF2 domain-containing protein, yielding MKLAFLQDVYGYQGPFATVYLDTSADAEDAAKAVQLRWRSAREQLADAGADEATLRALDETVDRHEYRIGRRGQVLVATAGEVVFGEELPTPPEDASDDEKVHFGTLPHLLPYLRLRASRIPHVVALVDHVDAELTVVAAGAEPRTRRVQGGDHPVHKSPPGADELNEQRFQNRVEEQWLRNAKEAAEEIGKQAMRIGAELVVLAGDPQQRTLVHQNLPGGVRERTVQTDAGHLDRGASAEGLRDEVEDTVAAAVSAHVDEAVREFEQQRGRDERAAEGWSAVLAALQRGQVRTVLWGSPESPSWLHVGPVPNQVALDARELTDMGVSSPGSAPASAAVVWSAAGTDADLVLVDPDEVKLTDGIGAVLRYTDA
- a CDS encoding zinc finger protein, producing MGSQVVFGSRWPVAYWRPVEGVRHAVDSAERPHPGQRRTALCGVALTIAKASDEQWLAPTCAACWDVARALRDAAQRGISAPHPP
- a CDS encoding type 1 glutamine amidotransferase domain-containing protein; translation: MTAKLNGAKVAFLVAPDGIEQVELTEPWKAVEQAGGRPELVSIQPGSVQGRDHLEKADTFTVDKVVTEVSPDDYDGLVLPGGVANPDALRQVPNAVRFAGEFFARQKPVAAICHAPWLLAEADVVRGRRLTSYPSLRTDLRNAGAEWVDEEVVVDSGLVTSRNPNDLPAFCAKVVEEVAEGKHRAQARSA
- a CDS encoding class A beta-lactamase-related serine hydrolase — its product is MDRSDRRFRRALALLGCSLLLAVPTSGCGEPGGRTAHEESGQWWVSRSGYPDSPARARQAPNPALRTAVRQADDYADRLSGSTVAVAVLDRGSGAVVGGEHADDEFTTASVSKLFVALDVVERRREGLPVSSSDVELIRRALALSDDGAMNELWDRFDGAGAISRVAVRYGLTRTLPPEVPGRWGDTRTSARDVAAVLARVPALPAAERALVLGPLDEAPRTAAEGFDQQYGLKAGARRAAVKAGWMCCADGRRSVHSAGLIGPDRRYAVAVLSTQPSSKSYSQASEVVTEAAAPLLRHLG
- a CDS encoding DUF397 domain-containing protein: MQRFAESSWRKASYSTSSQGCVEVAMTASVVGVRDTKDRAGGTLVVPHEHWRAFLRSITTSP
- a CDS encoding ABC transporter permease family protein, producing MFASILTSSGSRTLAVGLREYAAESSVHWNEVMAASLVVSLPVAAGFLLLQRHLVRGVTAGAVR
- a CDS encoding LacI family DNA-binding transcriptional regulator; the encoded protein is MKRPTIIDIARRVGVSKAAVSYALNGRAGVSAATRERILDVAAQLGWDAAGPARTPAADRTGTIGLVLARPPQQIRAEPSVVHWMAGLEAALAEYGLSLHLALPPDEEAELGTYRSWAAERRVDGVIVTDLRTEDPRVPLLRELKLPAVVIGEHERVANVAVLRFAVAEEVRAVVAHLAELGHRRIGHVQGGVDLEHTERRSALLRAEVRERLGTDLVKAEAAVTEDGGVRATWRLLAADPPPTAIVYDDDVTAVASVARAAELDVRVPADLAVLSWQDSMLCRVVTPPVTALSRDVEDDAAAAVHLLLELIETGAADDLDVPPRVLMPRASTGGAG
- a CDS encoding helix-turn-helix domain-containing protein, with translation MRLKEAREQVDLTGTEAAESIGVTQNYLSNIEHGRRKIAEEKLTTLIGTYLLDADEAGELVELRKASDGRGWWARYSGLFAPELLRYFGFEHGAEEVRSYESGAISGLLQTEDYARAIHAGDRANLRGSEIERRVEARLRRQRRMSGADPLRATVVMTEGSLRQQVGGADVLAEQLEHLLDLIDRFADTLEVRIIPFTAGSYGAMGGSTFHLLTFPSARLGRLAWQETVTSLGLIDTEVRVHQYCLSFAEALERSVDRTESEALIRTVLQSLR
- a CDS encoding DUF2795 domain-containing protein, giving the protein MTTTRETVKNSLSTIDFPASKEDLVDFARNNGVDQDTVDALRALPLADYDNVGEVLRSVPLDKADEEGQSAADKAAEDRQHVRPGLAEHQRETPANPIAEELGENRKGG
- a CDS encoding dienelactone hydrolase family protein; translation: MAEPEQVAVPAAHGSGALAADLVLPQPDSPLVVFAHGSGSSRHSERNRWVAARLQEAGLGTLLLDLLTDDECERDAHGEQRFNIPLLTVRVLGVLDWWRGPLSLFGASTGAAAALGAAARRPDSVRAVVSRGGRPDLTTEPLDQVRAPTLLLVGGSDPEVLELNRRTAGHLTAEHELQVVPGATHLFEEPGALAEVARATTTWFTTHP